Below is a genomic region from Pan troglodytes isolate AG18354 chromosome X, NHGRI_mPanTro3-v2.0_pri, whole genome shotgun sequence.
gacgaagaaagagagagaggaatggcATGTCTCGTTGTGCAGTGAGGGCATGTTAACAGGATGGTTTAAAGGCAGCACCCAAACACCCATATATACCATTAGGCCTAGATGACACTAAGCCTCACCCCCAGTCTGTCTTCTGGCTGTGGCGTGGTGTTATAGGTTGGATATTATTTCACTCTTTTCTGGTGTGGTTTGAAAAGTCTCAAATCTTGGGAGCTAGATATTAAGCAAGTTTACCTCTTGGAGCCCtggtttccttctctgtgaaTGGAGGCGGTAATAACCCCAGGATGTGGTAAGTGAATTACAGGAAGGGAGATGCATGTCTCCAAACACGTGTAGTGCATGCTCCAGGGATGGAAGTGTGCTCCATTTAATatgcccctccccacacacattgATTCAGTCACCCCGCAATTTATCACATACCCACTCAGGGCCAGGAGCTGCTgcagacactggggactcagGAGTGACCAAGAATGAGAAAGTGCCCCTGCGCTGTTGGAGCTCCATTTCTCCTGGGGACTGTCAGTTAGAAACAAGCAATTTCATTGGATAGTTTTTAGTTAGCAAAAGTGTTCCAAGTAGACTATGACGGGGACTAGAGAGTGAAGGCATTCTAAGGAGGTGACATTAGAGTTGAGGCCTgatgtgggccaggcgcagtggctcacacctgtagtctcagcattcggagattgaggtgggaagatggcttgagcccagaagttcgagacagtctaggcagcatagtgagactccatctctacaattttttttttaagttaaaatattagctgggcatggtggcacgcagctgtagtcccagctactcaggaggctgaggcgggagggtcacaagcttgggaggttgaggctgcagtgagctgtgatggcaccactacactccagcctgggtgacagagtgagaccctgtctcagaaaaataaaaatagagttggGGCCCGAATTCTCAGAAGGAGCCATCCATGAGAAGCCCTTGGTACTCTCAGCAGTTTCAGAGGCCTTGAAGGCCACAGTCTTGGCCTATCGAGGATTGAATGAAGGCCAGTGTGTCTGGATGTCACTGCGATGTGGCAGGGCAAGATAAGGAATTGGGGGGCTGGGCCAGGGCATTGTCAGAAGGCTAAGTTCTTAGGTCTCTGGCCTGAGGTCAGCGAGAAGAGGTCTCTAACAGGTCCTCTTTCTCAGAAGGTGTATCCACAATATCCCCCTCTACATTCCGTTTGGCAGCCAAACGTCAATGTCAATTGgaagtgaatttttttaaatgaattgtgtAAGTAATTCATGACCAGTTCATTTTGTACTGGAAGCCAAAGTCAAATCAGACATCAAATGTATACCAGAGGAATCCAACGGACCAGCAGGGCCCTGCCCAGGTGACAGTGGGACAGAGAGGGTGTGGCTGCTGAGCACCCGAGGATGAACACGATCTCACACTGGGGAAGCCCCTGTGCCAGACAGCCAGTTAAAGATGGGAATGGGGCTGCCTTGGACTCTGGGGCTAGATGAGGCCTTCTGCCCGCACTTCTTAGGTGCTGATAGCTTGCAGGGAGGAGCCCAGGAAGTCACAACCCCATGGGCCTGTCTCTAGGCTTTCTGGTCATTTCCCTTCATGGACCGCCCATAGATTCCTGCCAGCCCTTCTCCCCTGCACTTGCCTTGCTGTGTAGGGATCCCAGGAAATGCTGGGTTTTTTACCCAAGCAGAAGGGCTGCTCCCCATTGACTCCTTGGCCTCAGCCCTTGGCTTCTCACATGCTGAGCAGCTTTCTTACTCAAagtcttttaaaagcaaaatattttacaattgttATGCTTTTCTGATACCAACAAAATTCAGCTTGGTTACTAAAAATTCTCAcattacagaaaaagaaagcagatctTTCTAGACCTTGACTCTCCCCAACTCCAACCCCATGTGGTCACATACACATTAGAGATGTGCTTATTCTAGCTACAAGTCACtctcacttttttccttttttctcctaaaatgcaaatatatacttagccatctcctccccttcccttacCCTCTTTAGGTTTTCAAGGGAGAAGTAACTATGTCTGCCTGTATCATCTACGAAGGATTCACATTTTTGTCATCTGCAGCACATCATTCTACGTTGGCACCTGTTGGTTTTATATTGAAACCCTCCAGTTTTCTTCCTGCTGAGTTCTAGGACTCTGGTAGTGTCTCCAGAGCTCTTAGCCACATCTGTCATTCATTCTTTCCCCCACTTTTTTGTGACATTGGGATTTTTTAGACTCTTTCTGTTGGTTCTAGTATCATGTTTTCCATTCTCCATCTGTTTACTTTTAACttatctgtgtctttatatttaaagtttcttgtagacagtaTGTCTTGTTTTTATTACAGCCtcacaatctctgccttttgatcgaagtgtttagtccatttacacttACCTTAACTATCCACGTGGTTGGGTTTAAGTTtaccatcttgctatttgtttttatttgcctcttccattcttttttcccctctttttctttacctttcttcTTTCAGATTATTTTTAGTACATATTTGATCTCTGCTGTTGGCTTATTAGCATGTATCAGAGTCTTGGAGGACTTGTCAGAACACACAATCGTATGTTTTACTTCTGATGTTATAAACCCCACACTACCTTTTTATTACTTTTGCTTTAAATGATTgattaattgttttttaaaagatttaaaagtgAGGTGGGTAAAAGCATTGTATATTTCCCCACATATTTACATTCCTGGTGTTCTTCAAGCCTTTGTGTAGATCCATCTTTCCACCTACTATCATTTTCCTTCAACCCGAAAGatttcctttagtatttcctATAATAGAGAtctgctggtgatgaattctcttagcttttgtctgaaaacaaactttattttgccttcattttggaAGGAAATTTTCCTTGaatatagaattctaagttgacagttttgtttttcttttagcactttaaaaatgtcatgcACTGGTTTTCTGACTTGCACATTCTCTGATAAGAAGTTAGTAATTACTCTTTGCTCCTCTCCACGCAGCAACATCATTTCTTTCCTCTGGCTATTTGAAGActttctctttatcactggttTTTCAGCAGTCTGATTATTATGGGTCTTTTAAAGTTTTGCTAGGGGTTGATTGACTTTCTTGGACGTGTGAGCTtacagttttcatcaaatttggaaaactgtcctgccattatttcttcaactgTATTTTTCATCCCTCCCCCCACTTTTCCTCACCTTCTCAGGTTCCAGTTATGTAGGTGTTAGACCACTTTCTCTTACCCCAGGCCATTAAGatgctgtttgtttttaaaaactctttttctctctgagcttcatttgAGATCATTTCTATTGCTATGTCATCAagttctctaatttttttgtgtggtatctaatctgctgttaatcacATCTAGTAAAATTTTCACTTTAAATATCATAGTTCCCACCTCCAGaagttccatttggttctttttatatcttctatttctctcactatattcctgtttttcttttaatgcttgTACATCATTAAACTCGCTGTTATCCTTGTCTGTGAGTCGTCACTGgtcatttctgtgtgtttttattaACTGATTATTCTCCTTGTCCTGGCCACATTTCTGTGCTTTTTGGCATTTCAGTAACTTCTGATTGGATGTTGGGTATTATAAAGATTATATTATTGAGTGTCTGGATTTGGGGTGGTAGTTACTTGTGGATCAGTAtgatccctttgaggcctatttttaagctttctttgagacaggtcttTTGTAGCTTTGGCTCTAGGAATAGATCAGCCCTACTACTAAGGCCTCTGGATTCTCTGCTGCATGTCCCAGGTGATCACAGAGGACTCTCTATACTGGTTGATCAGACCTTGAATGTCTCCCTACCTTTGTGTGTCCTGAGAATTATTCAGCTTACAGCTTCCTGGTCACCCTTTTCCTGGGCttttggagtttcactctatGCATGCATGGGCCTAGTAGTCAGGAAAGACTCAAGGGGAGGCTTATACAGATTTTTTGAAGCTCTTTTTACTGCATAACTAACTCCTTTCTGGAACTCTGCTCTGCAACTTCCAGCTGCCTCAGCTGCTCTGAATGCTGGCCTGTGTCTCCTCAACTTGGCGAAGCCACTAAGCTCTATTTGGTTCTCGCCCACCCCAACACACAGTCTCGATCTGGAAATTGCCTCCAGGCAGAGAGCTGGGGCAATGATAGGGCTCCCGTcatctgtttctcttctcttgggGATCATGATTCTGTGCTTCCTGCTGTCCAGTGTCTGAAAACTtgtttcacatatattttctccatttttttctacttatttatgGCAGGATGTGAAATCTGTTCCTTGTTACTCCATCGCAGCCAAACATGGAAGTTTCTGTCCATTCTTTTTCACATAAcatctttaattttatataagaGTCTTTCTGGAGTAGCTGGATTTTGTGGGCCTTGAGCCAGTGTAAGAGCCTTCCTTTTCACTGAATTATgagttgaattgaattgaattgtcaTCACAACAGGAACTGTGTAGCTGTTTCTTAGAATTCACTGAAGTGGGAGGCCTGTGATGCACGGATGCCGGTGGTTGAatctttcacatattttgcaATTTGGAAGAAGAAGATAATTTGTACAAATCATTCAGctcttttatttaacaatttaGTGTTTGAAGATCTTTTCTTTGAGGCTTATTTTTCCAGCTGTTTTGTTCCACTTTTCATTTGGGTTGAACACGTTAGAGAACTGCTGTCATGTGTACCTGTCTCGCTGTCACCGGGCTCCTTGTGTCAGTGGGCTGTGGCTTTTAAGGGCCTCACTGCTGGTCTAGAAGCCCCCATTCCTGCTCTCTTCCCTCCGGCATCTTGATCCGGTTTTTTGTTGCCTCTACAAAGTTGGAAAGGGTCTCTCATTTCCTGGTTATTTCTTCTGATGATCTTGGTGTGCCTCCTTCCTGTGCAGCATCAGCATGGACTTCTAGGCTTGCCAGTCTCCCTGCCCTTGGCTTTCTGTCTAGGTCTGTCTTCTCCTAGCTGTGCCTGGGCTGGCATCTGCTGGTCTTGTCTTGGCTCCCTCTGGCCTGCCTCTGTTCATTCTTTGCCAGGCTACTTTCCCCATTGTTCAAGATGTGTTTTCTCAGGCATCTCCGTGTCCTGGCTCGTCATTCAGCCAGCATGTGAGAGAAGACTCAACAAGATCAGAAACCAAGGAAGAGGAAATCACCAGTCTCTTCCCAGGGGATCCAGGGACAGGGCTGTCGTCACTCATGgcctttttcactttctttagtTCCACCTACTCCCCAAGGTCTTACCCTCCCCAGGATGGAGCCCCAGGAAACCAGGTCCTGGCAGTCCCTCTTGAGATGCCAGAGGCCCAGGTGAGCTGTGCTTCCCTCTGCCTTGCTTGGGATTCTCTCACCGCTCCCTGaatctggcctcagcctctgtcTCTTGCCCCAGCATGACACACGGCAGAGTATGAACCCCAGCTGCTGCCTTCCTACCctccctctgcttctcttctGGAGGCTGCCAAGGATTGGATGTCCACTGGGCTTGGAGTTCCAATCATCCAGGTGGGGAAGCTGAGTTTCCATCCAGGAAAGTGATTGAATGGAGGTCCCTTGGAAAGACGAGAGGCCAGGTCCATGGCCCAGGGATCCTAGTGCTTGATCAGGTTCTCTTTTCAGGACTTCTTGGAGCTGTGGTTAGGCCTCCATGTTAGCAACAGACACCCACTCCAGACCCTCACCTCTTGTCCCTGGCATTACTGGCGCTGCCCCTGCCTCATTCTAAAATAGATGGAAAGACTGATTAGCCCTGGGAATTCTTTCAGGATTTGGTGACATTTGATGATGTGGCATGGTACCTCACCACAAGGGAGTGGTTTAAGCTGGACCCTGAACAGAGGGCACTGGAATATTATGGGAACGTGACCTCTGTGGGTAAGGATGTCCCAGCCCTTCCTCAAATTCACCACCTTCTTGGAGTGGGGCAGGGGGCACATGGCTACTCCCACAGAAGCTCACCTTCTCCCTGGGTTGTGGGGAAACACAATGGGTCTGCCACACCTGATATGTCAGAGTAGTATGAGCTCCCCCAACTCCTCTTGGCATGGAAAGAACCCCTCTCAGTCTTTTACTGGGAAAGAAATTAGAACACTGCCACTGTAATGTAGAATGCCCTTTTCATTTTAATACACAAATTATGCAAATTGCATGGCCATTTGGTTTGAGTTTATTTGTGAGAAAGGTTGACGTGATCAAGATCTTGTTCACCCATTAGGGGTCTGCATGTGCGCAGTGGGGAGGAGGTTTTAGGAGGAGAGACGTTGGGAGTCAGATTTGGGAGCTGTTGAAGTCCACGTGTCTGGGAAGAGCATGAAGTTAAATGTGTGAGCTCTGAGTGGGTGGACAGAGAGAAGACAGGGTGAAGATCACCTCCTCAGGGTGGCCACTTGATACTCCACAGAGCCTCCCCAAGGTGGGCCCAGAGGCTGCCTTCCTCAAGCTCCTGGAAGGAGCCTGACCTTGGGAAACACCTTTGAACTGAATGAATGACTTGCCTAAAGCCTGGTCTTTGAAGATTGAAGGGGGTTCCCCTTCAAAGGCCTTGCCTATGTTCCTCCACTATTCTCATGTCATCTCTGGCTGTCGCCATAACCAATCTCCTTTCCCATGAGCAGGCGTTCCTGTTTTAAATCCTGCCTTGGTCCCTCACCTGGCACAAGGACAAGTGCTACTGGTGTCAGACCCATCGCCCAACACTGATCCTGCTAAGTACTCTGGTGAGTGAAAAAGAAATGTGAGGAAATTGGGGGAGACCCAACCAAGCTGCTATGGGGCATGGGTTAGGGTTGGAGAGCCCAGCTGAGCTGTTAGGCTTCAGGTTAGGGTTGGGGGTCCCAGCTGAGCTCTTGGAATTGAGGTTAGGGTTTGGGGGCCCTGCTGAGCTCTTGGGCTTGAGGTTAGGGTTGAGAGAAACAACTGATCTCTCAGGGGTTTGGCTTAGGGTTAGGGGCCCAGCTGAGCTCTTGGGGTTGAGGTTAGGGTTGAGAGGATGAGCTGGCCTCTTAGAGGTTTTGAGTTAGAGTTGGGGGGTTCCAGCTGAGCTCttgggttcgggttagggttgaGGGACCCAGCTGAGCTCTTGGGGTTGAGGTTAGGGTTAGGGGATCCAGCTGAACTTCTGAGGTTGAGGTTAGGAGTAGAGGGGCCCATTTGGGCTCCTGGGGTTGAGGTTAGGATTGAGAGGATCAGCTGGGCTCTCTGGGCATTCAGGTTAAAGTTAGGACCCCAGCTGAGCTCTTGGGGTTGAGGTTAAGTTTGGGAGCCCTGCTGAGTTCTTGGGGTTGAAGTTAGGGTTGGGGGGCCCAGCTGAGCTCTTGGAGTTGAAGTTAAGGTTGGGAGGGCTCAGCTGAGCTTTTGGGGTTCTAGTTAGTGTTTGGGGCCCCAGCTGAGCTCTTGACAGTGAGGTTAGGGTTGAGAGGATCAGCAGGGCCCTTTGGAGATTCGGGTTATGTTTGGAGATCCCAGCTGAGCTCTTGGAGTTACAGTTAGGGTTGGGGGTCCCAGCTGAGCTTTTGGAGTTCTAGTTAGGGTTTGGGGCCCCAGCTGAGCTCTTGATGGTGAGGTTAGGTTGAGGATCAGCAGGGCCCTTTGGAGATTCAAGTTATGTTTGGGGATCCCAGCTGAGCTCTTGGGGTTGAGGTTAGGGTTGGGGGACCCAGCTGAGCCTTTGGGGACGTGTGTGGCTGCTCTCTGGTCACAGAAGGGGTGACCTCCTCAGCACCACTGTGGTAGAGAGTGTCCAGAATGAGGTCCCTCTGCCCCTGGCTTCTGCAGTCCTTGCTTCTGGTGGCTTCCGGGCCCAGGCCACGTGCTCAGTggctgtctcagaaagaaaaagattcttGACAAAGGAGAGGCCCTTCCCTCCTTCATCCTCTGCAGACTACACTGCCTTGTGTTTATCGTTTCAGAAAGCACCTCCGCGACCCGACACCAGATGAAGGGGGAAGATGCCCAGCCACAGGAGATGGCGTCCACAAGCTTCCCAAGGGCCAGTGGTCCCAGTCCTGAATTCAGACAGCACGGGGACTCTGACGGGAAGAGAGGGAGCCCACAGAATCTGCCCATAGAACATCATTTTGCTTGTAAAGAGTGTGGGGACACCTTTCGGCTTAAAGTCCTGCTTGTCCAGCACCAGAGAGTCCACAGTGAGGAGAAGGGCTGGGAATGTGGCGACTGCGGGAAGGTCTTTAGGGGGGTGGCGGAGTTTAATGAGCACAGGAAAAGCCACGTAGCTGCGGAGCCCCGGCCCGGCCCCAGTAGGGCCCTGGAGAATGCCGCGGAGAAGAGGGAGCAGATGGAGAGGGAGGCAAAGCCCTTCGAGTGCGAGGAGTGCGGAAAACGGTTTAAGAAGAATGCAGGCCTGAGTCAGCATCTGAGGGTCCACAGCAGAGAGAAGCCCTTTGATTGCGAGGAGTGCGGGCGGTCGTTCAAAGTCAACACCCACCTCTTCCGACATCAGAAACTTCACACTTCGGAAAAGCCTTTCGCCTGCAAGACGTGCAGCAGGGATTTCCTGGATCGCCAGGAGCTTCTCAAGCACCAGCGCATGCACACTGGCCACCTGCCCTTCGACTGCGACGACTGCGGCAAGTCCTTCCGAGGGGTCAACGGGCTGGCCGAGCACCAGCGCATCCACAGTGGGGCCAAGCCATACGGGTGTCCCCACTGCGGCAAGCTCTTCCGAAGGAGCTCAGAGCTCACCAAGCACCGGCGGATCCACACGGGCGAGAAGCCCTACGCCTGCGGCCAGTGCGGCAAGGCCTTCCGCCAGAGCTCCAGCC
It encodes:
- the ZNF275 gene encoding zinc finger protein 275 isoform X1, encoding MMSHPCVSLLGVPVLNPALVPHLAQGQVLLVSDPSPNTDPAKYSESTSATRHQMKGEDAQPQEMASTSFPRASGPSPEFRQHGDSDGKRGSPQNLPIEHHFACKECGDTFRLKVLLVQHQRVHSEEKGWECGDCGKVFRGVAEFNEHRKSHVAAEPRPGPSRALENAAEKREQMEREAKPFECEECGKRFKKNAGLSQHLRVHSREKPFDCEECGRSFKVNTHLFRHQKLHTSEKPFACKTCSRDFLDRQELLKHQRMHTGHLPFDCDDCGKSFRGVNGLAEHQRIHSGAKPYGCPHCGKLFRRSSELTKHRRIHTGEKPYACGQCGKAFRQSSSLLEHARIHSGERPYACGECGKAFRGPSDLIKHRRIHSGLKPYECDKCGKAFRRSSGLSRHRRIHSGARRCECSQCGRVFKRRSALQKHQPTHHE
- the ZNF275 gene encoding zinc finger protein 275 isoform X2, producing MKGEDAQPQEMASTSFPRASGPSPEFRQHGDSDGKRGSPQNLPIEHHFACKECGDTFRLKVLLVQHQRVHSEEKGWECGDCGKVFRGVAEFNEHRKSHVAAEPRPGPSRALENAAEKREQMEREAKPFECEECGKRFKKNAGLSQHLRVHSREKPFDCEECGRSFKVNTHLFRHQKLHTSEKPFACKTCSRDFLDRQELLKHQRMHTGHLPFDCDDCGKSFRGVNGLAEHQRIHSGAKPYGCPHCGKLFRRSSELTKHRRIHTGEKPYACGQCGKAFRQSSSLLEHARIHSGERPYACGECGKAFRGPSDLIKHRRIHSGLKPYECDKCGKAFRRSSGLSRHRRIHSGARRCECSQCGRVFKRRSALQKHQPTHHE